Proteins co-encoded in one Nicotiana sylvestris chromosome 7, ASM39365v2, whole genome shotgun sequence genomic window:
- the LOC104232639 gene encoding stress response protein nst1-like, protein MCILCSIQKWSRRVATMLPWLVIPLIGLWALSQLFPPAFRFEITSPRLACVIVLVVTLGWYEVLMPKLSAWRARRNARLRERKRFEAIEMQKLRKTATRRCRNCLTPYRDQNPGAGKFMCSYCGHISKRPILDLPVPPGLGLSNSGILKDLVGKGGKMLNGGKVWSDNRWMCGGQDWLENGNWVGGGGSFVSKSDSWSNNGGGGYFGVEHCLAEKSYSRVFTFACKALTAFFLSIMWLCRKVFRISSSRGDASMDAERRAMMDKRGDNGGNCQESRGEKARRKAEEKRLARLEKELAEEEERKQREEVARLVEERRRLRDEKMEAEKEWGKGSPSAKVRDSKKEAEKKRQEKKKDRDRGSSKSNSDAEELDKRQGKESARNKRSDGDRRQQQKNGLESIKTHNVEVVHGFKGVSSSNTNHGNVGTRYLDRMRGTFLSSSRAFTGGGFFGKSNTTPVPREQKSNTSVDPVHYASRRELFQPDRVPGKLNPIGDDRSMNRPVLIEPQPCTAPKKSWQQLFTRSSTVSSPSSNVISRPSVKPQAEIVSPPCQPPATQTFDNPISFGLPSPFTLTSFPCGPTSCSTTVPSSPGAPHSRIGEGPGQLLAEELENFEDPCYVPDPVSLLGPVCESLDDFQLEVDLGFVSDTGIDNPGVVRSVKASSQLTRPSPIESPISRMRVPEERHAGSFLFNNPNAQDMRTVPMNVSNNANDTGTWQMWNSSPLGQAGLSLIGSPTNWCLNTDLNTSNVPPAPPRTMASLFKNDEQLSVCHSSQTVYTGSCQNGGTLSTVLPGSAESRYPKAPFGTYSGGESQFSLKFEDAAQSEMMYGSPNATATNHPFASSPPNCWAKKDWTPQHTGEAFGSSPMARSSVGGLYSTPNVQSFWSSE, encoded by the exons ATGTGTATACTGTGTTCCATCCAAAAGTGGTCACGAAGAGTTGCAACCATGTTACCTTGGTTAGTGATTCCATTGATTGGTTTATGGGCATTATCACAGTTATTTCCACCTGCATTTAGGTTTGAAATCACATCACCAAGGTTAGCATGTGTGATTGTGCTTGTGGTTACTCTTGGCTGGTATGAGGTTTTGATGCCTAAGTTGTCTGCTTGGCGGGCAAGAAGAAATGCTAGGCTTAGGGAAAGGAAGAGGTTTGAGGCTATTGAAAtgcagaaattgaggaagaccGCAACAAGGAGGTGTAGGAATTGTTTGACTCCGTATAGGGATCAGAATCCTGGTGCGGGCAAGTTCATGTGTTCATATTGTGGGCATATTTCTAAGAGACCCATTTTAGACTTGCCTGTGCCGCCAGGGTTGGGGCTTTCAAATTCGGGGATTTTGAAAGATTTGGTTGGGAAAGGTGGGAAAATGTTAAATGGTGGAAAGGTTTGGTCGGACAACAGGTGGATGTGTGGGGGGCAGGATTGGTTAGAGAATGGGAATTGGGTTGGTGGTGGTGGGTCTTTTGTTAGCAAGTCGGATTCTTGGAGCAACAATGGTGGCGGTGGATACTTTGGGGTGGAGCACTGTTTAGCAGAGAAGTCATATTCTCGTGTTTTTACTTTTGCCTGCAAGGCACTGACTGCTTTTTTCTTAAGTATCATGTGGCTCTGTAGAAAGGTTTTTAGGATTAGTTCCTCTAGAGGTGATGCTTCAATGGATGCAGAACGGAGGGCAATGATGGATAAGAGAGGTGATAATGGGGGGAATTGTCAGGAGAGTAGAGGGGAGAAAGCTAGGAGAAAAGCTGAGGAGAAGAGGTTGGCTAGGTTGGAGAAAGAGCTAGCGGAGGAGGAGGAGCGAAAGCAAAGAGAGGAGGTCGCTAGGCTGGTGGAAGAACGTAGGAGATTGCGGGATGAAAAAATGGAGGCAGAGAAAGAGTGGGGGAAGGGGTCTCCCTCTGCTAAAGTACGGGACAGTAAAAAGGAAGCCGAAAAGAAGCGGcaagagaagaagaaagatagggaCAGGGGATCTAGCAAAAGCAACTCAGATGCAGAAGAGCTGGATAAAAGACAAGGCAAGGAGAGTGCGCGAAATAAGCGAAGTGATGGTGATAGAAGGCAGCAACAAAAAAATGGGCTCGAAAGTATTAAGACACATAATGTAGAAGTTGTACACGGTTTTAAGGGTGTTTCTTCTAGCAATACTAACCATGGAAATGTTGGTACTCGGTACTTGGATCGTATGAGGGGTACTTTCTTATCATCTTCTAGAGCATTTACTGGAGGTGGTTTTTTTGGCAAGAGTAATACTACTCCAGTTCCAAGAGAGCAGAAATCTAATACTTCAGTAGACCCTGTTCATTATGCCTCTAGGAGGGAACTATTTCAGCCAGATCGGGTACCTGGAAAGCTGAATCCAATTGGAGATGACAGGAGTATGAATAGGCCT GTGCTTATTGAACCTCAACCATGTACAGCTCCTAAAAAATCTTGGCAACAACTATTCACTCGATCATCCACTGTTTCTTCCCCCTCTTCCAATGTAATCAGCAGACCAAGTGTTAAGCCCCAAGCAGAAATTGTGAGCCCTCCCTGTCAGCCTCCAGCTACTCAAACTTTCGACAACCCCATTAGCTTTGGTCTCCCATCGCCTTTCACTTTAACTTCTTTTCCTTGTGGACCCACAAGTTGTAGTACAACTGTTCCATCATCACCGGGAGCGCCACATTCTCGAATTGGAGAAGGACCAGGTCAGTTATTGGCAGAAGAGTTGGAGAATTTTGAAGATCCTTGTTATGTTCCAGACCCTGTGTCATTGCTTGGTCCAGTTTGTGAGTCCCTTGATGACTTTCAACTGGAGGTGGACCTTGGCTTTGTGTCAGATACAGGAATTGACAACCCAGGTGTGGTAAGAAGTGTGAAGGCATCTTCCCAACTGACCAGGCCTTCACCAATTGAGTCTCCAATATCACGGATGCGTGTTCCAGAGGAAAGGCATGCTGGGTCTTTTCTTTTCAACAATCCTAATGCTCAGGACATGCGCACTGTGCCAATGAATGTTTCAAATAATGCAAATGATACGGGAACATGGCAGATGTGGAATAGCTCTCCGCTTGGTCAAGCTGGTCTAAGTTTGATAGGTTCTCCAACCAACTGGTGTTTGAATACAGATTTGAATACATCAAACGTGCCTCCTGCACCTCCAAGGACAATGGCTTCACTGTTTAAAAATGATGAACAACTCTCCGTCTGTCATTCTTCCCAAACAGTTTATACAGGAAGTTGCCAGAATGGTGGGACACTGAGTACTGTTTTGCCTGGTAGTGCTGAAAGCAGGTATCCAAAGGCTCCTTTTGGTACATATTCAGGAGGTGAAAGTCAATTTTCTCTCAAGTTTGAGGATGCTGCTCAAAGTGAAATGATGTATGGGAGTCCTAATGCTACTGCTACTAACCATCCATTTGCGTCGTCTCCGCCTAATTGTTGGGCCAA